Proteins encoded within one genomic window of Spiroplasma endosymbiont of Agriotes lineatus:
- a CDS encoding HAD-IIB family hydrolase translates to MIKLNHIDKKRLILIDLDGTTLMDNGKTMHPLTIQGLQKTIAQGHIVCIVTGRPYRGSIYFYNELGLKTLLCNFNGGHIYDPLLREFKRLVFPISYDTVKAVLKENDVKTSLYNGLVEYYNKAVCLKQTENFERYFHLTDISTDNFIIGNLLENWSGSANNIVLQLKSPRHLDKVIRSLEKYTNTLKINIWTHDNDKEHPVLDLSNKFINKGMAAEILSQYYNIDIRDVIAFGDEFNDLEMITKVGYGIVMKNGIETLKVFSKDITEHTNDEGGVGIYLEKLLNL, encoded by the coding sequence ATGATCAAACTTAATCATATTGATAAAAAAAGATTAATTCTTATTGACCTTGATGGAACAACATTAATGGATAATGGAAAAACAATGCATCCATTAACTATTCAAGGACTACAAAAAACTATTGCTCAAGGTCATATTGTTTGTATTGTTACCGGAAGACCTTACCGTGGAAGTATTTATTTTTATAATGAATTAGGATTAAAAACATTACTTTGCAATTTTAATGGCGGCCACATTTACGATCCGTTACTACGAGAATTTAAACGCTTAGTATTTCCAATTTCTTATGATACTGTAAAAGCGGTTTTAAAAGAAAACGATGTTAAAACTTCTTTATATAATGGTCTTGTAGAATACTACAACAAAGCAGTTTGTTTAAAACAAACGGAAAATTTTGAACGCTACTTTCATTTAACAGATATTTCAACTGACAATTTTATTATTGGCAATCTTTTAGAAAACTGAAGTGGTTCTGCTAATAATATTGTTTTACAATTAAAAAGTCCCCGACATTTAGATAAAGTTATTCGTAGTTTAGAAAAATATACTAATACTTTAAAAATTAATATTTGAACTCATGATAATGACAAAGAACACCCCGTCCTAGATCTATCAAATAAATTTATTAATAAAGGAATGGCTGCTGAAATTCTTTCACAATATTACAATATAGATATTAGAGATGTTATTGCTTTTGGTGATGAATTTAATGATTTAGAAATGATTACCAAAGTTGGTTATGGTATTGTAATGAAAAACGGCATAGAAACCTTAAAAGTATTTTCTAAAGATATTACTGAACATACTAATGATGAAGGTGGTGTTGGCATATATTTAGAAAAATTATTAAACTTATAA
- the trpS gene encoding tryptophan--tRNA ligase — protein MLLKPRLLSGITNTGKITIGNYIGVIQNFIKLQEEYDVFVFVANLHAIVSIKNHDNDVLKNNIRDLVALYVACGLDPDKITIFAQSDILEHCQLGHILLCHTSMGELNRMTQFKDKTQSFKQHNNTETIPTGLFTYPALMAADILLYDATIVPVGIDQRQHLELTRNIAIRMNNKYGNIFIIPEPYIDPNGKKIMNLQNPLKKMSKSHENPKTYISLLDNLNDVTTKIKSAITDSENKIYYDEINKPGISNLLNIYCTFTNITIEEATNEFSGQNYGVFKEKVAKVVCHQLEIIQKKYNEIIANNKWKHWLLQGKEKATKIAHEKLQLIQDKIGINY, from the coding sequence TTACTATTGAAACCACGCTTATTGTCTGGTATTACTAATACTGGAAAAATTACTATTGGTAATTATATTGGTGTTATTCAAAATTTTATTAAATTACAAGAAGAATATGATGTTTTTGTCTTTGTTGCTAATTTACATGCTATTGTCTCAATAAAAAATCATGACAACGATGTTCTTAAAAATAATATTCGTGATTTAGTTGCCTTATATGTTGCTTGTGGTTTAGATCCCGATAAAATTACTATTTTTGCTCAATCTGACATTTTAGAGCATTGCCAATTAGGTCATATTTTGCTATGTCACACATCAATGGGAGAACTAAATCGTATGACACAATTTAAAGATAAAACACAATCATTTAAACAACATAATAATACTGAAACGATACCAACAGGATTATTTACTTATCCAGCATTAATGGCCGCTGATATTTTACTATATGATGCTACTATTGTTCCTGTGGGAATTGATCAAAGGCAACATCTAGAATTAACAAGAAATATTGCGATAAGAATGAATAATAAATATGGTAATATCTTTATAATCCCAGAACCATATATTGATCCCAATGGTAAAAAAATAATGAACTTACAAAATCCCTTAAAAAAAATGTCAAAATCACATGAAAATCCTAAAACTTATATTTCCCTTTTAGATAATTTAAATGATGTTACCACAAAAATTAAAAGTGCCATTACTGATAGTGAAAATAAAATTTATTATGATGAAATTAATAAACCGGGAATTAGTAATCTTTTAAATATTTACTGTACTTTTACAAATATTACAATTGAAGAAGCGACAAATGAGTTTTCTGGCCAAAATTATGGTGTTTTTAAAGAAAAAGTTGCTAAAGTTGTTTGCCATCAACTTGAAATTATTCAAAAAAAATATAACGAAATTATTGCTAATAATAAATGAAAACATTGATTATTGCAAGGAAAAGAAAAAGCAACAAAAATCGCTCACGAAAAATTACAATTAATCCAAGATAAAATTGGGATTAATTACTAA
- a CDS encoding phosphatidate cytidylyltransferase yields the protein MKKRIITSVFLISFAILYLFVGAIYQEWKGFNVWYMPYAFLVINSILLEITVFEAMNLRKRENFNWIIKIIIFVFTIILLWFPIAENIKYEPYWNKYDGLSRIEWWQSWMVLLIYMIFLLIILLMVKVFKKFSANDALFIFCMTLYLVFAFKAMNYIMLQPGFGWPAVSVVLLITISNDTFAYIGGTLVGKNFLAPKVSPSKTWEGAIIGILVTLVLVLGYIALLTEFTKYQPFANFFTTKTDDYKYVIYFLLILFLSLISHMGDLFFSFIKRNHNIKDFSNVLPGHGGFLDRIDSLSLVLIFTGFFMLIQSFSTI from the coding sequence ATGAAAAAGCGAATTATTACTAGTGTCTTTTTAATTTCATTTGCAATTTTATATTTATTTGTTGGGGCGATATATCAAGAGTGAAAAGGTTTTAATGTTTGATATATGCCATATGCATTTTTAGTGATTAATAGTATTTTATTAGAGATTACAGTTTTTGAGGCGATGAATTTAAGGAAAAGAGAAAATTTTAATTGAATTATTAAAATTATTATTTTTGTTTTTACAATTATATTATTATGGTTTCCAATAGCAGAGAATATTAAGTATGAACCGTATTGAAATAAGTATGATGGTTTAAGTCGTATTGAATGATGACAATCATGAATGGTATTGTTAATTTATATGATATTTTTATTAATTATTTTATTAATGGTGAAAGTTTTTAAGAAGTTTAGTGCTAATGATGCATTATTTATATTTTGTATGACACTTTATTTAGTATTTGCTTTTAAAGCAATGAATTATATTATGCTCCAACCAGGGTTTGGTTGACCAGCAGTTAGTGTAGTTTTATTAATTACTATTAGTAATGATACATTTGCTTATATTGGAGGAACATTAGTTGGCAAAAATTTTCTCGCTCCAAAAGTTAGTCCTAGTAAAACATGAGAAGGGGCGATTATTGGTATTTTAGTAACTTTGGTGCTTGTTTTAGGATATATTGCTTTATTGACAGAGTTTACGAAGTATCAACCATTTGCTAATTTTTTTACAACGAAAACAGATGATTATAAATATGTAATTTATTTCTTGTTAATTTTATTTTTATCATTAATAAGTCATATGGGTGATTTATTTTTTTCATTTATTAAACGGAATCATAATATAAAAGATTTTTCTAATGTTTTACCGGGTCACGGAGGATTTTTGGATCGGATTGATAGTTTGTCGTTGGTATTAATATTTACTGGTTTTTTTATGTTAATCCAGAGTTTTTCAACAATTTAA
- a CDS encoding PolC-type DNA polymerase III, with protein sequence MEKNLQQLWKIMKFSLKNDILQQAKLLKIEFKKKNDTLYFALQISKILPIEIIRELEQCLLKLSFRSKLTFLCVDANYVMEQIVDYWEYIKQTKTKKKEYINSNISCDNLVLENNDLFIKVHNESQRALTNQHLKYYQERMRRYGFQNLSLKIKIEQCDVSIDPTMIQIEEEERTKVQQREQQQVKVLSAKKRGFKGNLSSSNNLLSQVSCKISELEEDAQGVIIQGQIFRKNCKLTKTKRWIYSILISDFSDAIALQYFTSDDMKDKLLEELQEKDWVVVKGDVRFDNFSREQILWVNKIQKIADPHLRTDDMVEKRIEFHLHTKMSAMDGVTSIDEYIKQANLWKHSAIVITDHLNVQSFPDAQMTQKKYPAVKVIYGVEMQIIDSSVKAITNATSDAINACKFVIFDIETTGLSSRYDEIIEFGAVVIDGRGLLRDKRYDFLIKPKSNVSAFSESLTGISNEMLQDKPPIKIVADEIKEILQDAVLVAHNASFDIGFIQELWNQMGYGKLTNPIIDTLQLSRLLQQQLRYHRLGTIARKYNIKYNEEIAHRADYDAEILADVFAMMLTNLEDNYQVKTLLDIEKINYEPIFTKLFGNHATVIAKNEQGLKDLFSLVSLSHTKYFYNSPKITIAALQEMRANVFIGSGCVNGQVFEFARNRSQQELEEIMQFYDYIEVQPLSVYNHLVESGEMTVEHLMRIVKNIVHTAKKLNKVVIASSDAHYLNPQDKIFRDVYINTKGLGGRMHPLFDRKGRVKNNPEQHLRTTAEMLNEFGFLEDEVLIKELVVTSPNYLNEQISWLRPIKDALYTPVIDNGDVNSNLKRLCYDNAKKIYGEVLPIMVEERLSRELDAILKHGFGVVYWIAHLLVTRSLNDGYLVGSRGSVGSSLVATTAKITEVNPLVPHYVCSQCQYSEFVSDENIRSGYDLPPKNCPQCRHLLTGDGHDIPFETFLGFKGDKVPDIDLNFSGEYQMIAHNFTKEMFGVNNVFRAGTISTVAQKTAFGYARGYLGNVKGNHFVKKSYLEWLAQGCEGVKRTTGQHPGGIIVVPKNYDVNDFTPVNFPADDITSQWKTTHFDFHAIHDNLLKLDILGHVDPTALKMLHDLTGYDPQNILCNDAEVLSLFSSPEIMKITSSDINNEKTGAVGLPEFGTQFVRKMLEETNPTSFADLVQISGLSHGTDVWVNNAQTLITHQDLKLKDVIGCRDDIMTYLIHREIPSDIAFNIMETVRKGKGVTDEQQKIMISHNVPQWYISSCQKIKYMFPKAHATAYVLMALRIAWYKINYPHEYYATYFSTRCDVFDIKTIAKGGNAVLTKLTDILSRMDNGYNVVNKLTQKEKDLVPVLEVALEMYARKIEFIGINLEYSLATNFVVQEFNGFKKIVPPLSALDGLGSTVANSIVEARTERAIASLEDLQKRTSITKTHLKEFEEMGILSGLDKFDQISLNFFE encoded by the coding sequence ATGGAAAAGAATTTACAACAATTATGAAAAATAATGAAGTTTTCTTTGAAAAATGACATTTTACAACAAGCAAAATTATTAAAAATAGAATTTAAGAAAAAGAATGATACGCTATATTTTGCATTGCAAATCAGCAAAATTTTACCAATTGAAATTATTAGAGAACTTGAACAATGTTTACTAAAACTTAGTTTTCGTAGTAAATTAACTTTTTTATGTGTTGATGCTAATTATGTAATGGAACAAATTGTTGATTATTGAGAATATATTAAGCAAACTAAGACGAAAAAAAAAGAGTATATTAATAGTAATATTTCTTGTGATAATTTAGTGTTGGAAAATAATGATTTATTTATTAAAGTTCATAATGAATCACAAAGAGCATTGACTAATCAGCATTTAAAATATTATCAGGAACGAATGCGTCGTTATGGTTTTCAAAACTTGTCATTAAAAATAAAAATTGAACAATGTGATGTTTCTATTGATCCAACAATGATACAAATTGAAGAAGAAGAACGAACAAAAGTCCAACAAAGAGAACAACAACAAGTAAAGGTTTTGTCTGCAAAAAAACGGGGGTTTAAAGGCAATTTGTCTAGTAGTAATAATTTATTGTCGCAAGTATCGTGTAAAATTTCAGAATTGGAAGAAGATGCTCAAGGGGTTATTATTCAAGGACAAATTTTTCGTAAAAATTGTAAATTAACAAAAACTAAACGATGAATTTATTCAATATTAATTAGTGATTTTAGTGATGCGATTGCTTTACAATATTTTACAAGTGATGATATGAAAGACAAGCTTTTGGAAGAACTACAAGAAAAGGATTGAGTTGTTGTTAAAGGTGATGTGCGGTTTGATAATTTTTCTCGTGAACAAATTTTGTGAGTAAATAAAATTCAAAAGATTGCTGATCCGCACTTACGAACTGATGATATGGTAGAAAAGCGGATTGAATTTCATTTGCATACAAAAATGAGCGCAATGGATGGTGTTACAAGTATTGATGAATATATTAAACAAGCAAATCTTTGAAAACATTCAGCAATTGTGATTACTGATCATTTAAATGTTCAATCATTTCCTGATGCGCAAATGACCCAAAAGAAATATCCTGCTGTTAAGGTTATTTATGGTGTGGAAATGCAAATTATTGATAGTAGTGTTAAAGCGATTACTAACGCCACTAGTGATGCGATTAATGCTTGTAAGTTTGTTATTTTTGATATTGAAACAACAGGATTGTCTAGTCGTTATGATGAAATTATTGAATTTGGGGCTGTAGTTATTGATGGTCGGGGGTTACTACGTGATAAAAGATATGATTTTTTAATCAAACCAAAAAGTAATGTTAGTGCTTTTAGTGAATCATTAACTGGGATTAGTAACGAAATGTTACAAGATAAACCACCAATTAAAATTGTGGCTGATGAGATTAAAGAAATTTTACAAGATGCTGTTCTTGTGGCTCATAATGCATCATTTGATATTGGTTTTATTCAAGAATTGTGAAATCAAATGGGTTACGGAAAACTTACTAATCCGATTATTGATACCTTGCAATTATCACGGTTATTACAACAACAGTTACGATATCATCGTTTAGGAACGATTGCTAGAAAATATAATATTAAGTATAATGAAGAAATTGCTCATCGTGCTGATTATGATGCTGAAATATTAGCTGATGTGTTTGCCATGATGTTAACGAATTTAGAAGATAATTATCAAGTAAAAACATTATTAGATATTGAAAAAATTAATTATGAACCAATTTTTACCAAGTTATTTGGTAATCATGCAACAGTAATTGCTAAAAATGAGCAAGGATTGAAAGATTTGTTTTCGTTAGTTTCATTATCGCATACTAAGTACTTTTATAATAGTCCTAAAATTACGATTGCGGCATTGCAAGAAATGCGTGCTAATGTTTTTATTGGTTCTGGTTGTGTTAATGGTCAGGTTTTTGAGTTTGCTCGTAATCGGAGCCAACAAGAATTGGAAGAAATAATGCAATTTTATGATTATATTGAAGTGCAACCGTTAAGTGTTTATAATCATTTAGTTGAAAGTGGTGAGATGACAGTTGAGCATTTAATGCGAATTGTAAAAAATATTGTTCATACTGCAAAGAAACTTAATAAAGTGGTTATTGCTTCCTCTGATGCTCATTATTTAAATCCGCAAGATAAGATTTTTCGTGATGTATATATTAATACTAAGGGTTTGGGAGGAAGAATGCATCCTTTATTTGACCGTAAAGGTCGTGTTAAAAATAATCCTGAACAACATTTAAGAACGACTGCTGAGATGTTAAATGAGTTTGGTTTTTTAGAAGATGAAGTTTTAATTAAGGAATTAGTTGTTACTAGTCCTAATTATTTAAATGAACAAATTTCGTGGTTGCGACCGATTAAAGATGCTTTGTATACCCCAGTAATTGATAATGGTGATGTTAATAGCAATTTGAAAAGATTATGTTATGATAACGCGAAAAAAATTTATGGTGAAGTATTGCCAATAATGGTAGAAGAAAGGTTATCTCGGGAATTAGATGCTATTTTAAAGCATGGTTTTGGGGTTGTTTATTGAATTGCTCATTTGTTAGTTACAAGGTCATTAAATGATGGTTATTTGGTTGGTTCTCGTGGTTCTGTGGGGTCGTCATTAGTTGCGACAACGGCGAAGATTACCGAAGTAAATCCATTAGTGCCACATTATGTGTGTTCGCAATGTCAATATAGCGAATTTGTTAGTGATGAAAATATTCGTAGTGGTTATGATCTACCACCAAAAAATTGTCCGCAATGTCGTCACCTTTTAACTGGTGATGGTCATGATATTCCGTTTGAAACTTTTTTAGGTTTTAAAGGTGATAAAGTACCAGATATTGATTTGAATTTTTCCGGTGAGTATCAAATGATTGCTCATAATTTTACTAAAGAGATGTTTGGTGTGAATAATGTGTTTCGTGCGGGAACAATTTCTACCGTGGCACAAAAAACAGCATTTGGTTATGCTCGTGGTTATTTGGGAAATGTGAAAGGTAATCATTTTGTTAAAAAATCATATTTAGAATGATTAGCACAAGGTTGTGAGGGTGTTAAACGAACAACCGGACAACATCCAGGGGGAATTATTGTTGTTCCTAAGAACTATGATGTTAATGATTTTACACCAGTAAATTTCCCGGCCGATGATATTACTTCGCAGTGAAAAACAACGCATTTTGATTTTCATGCTATTCATGATAACTTGTTAAAGTTAGATATTTTGGGACATGTTGATCCGACAGCTTTAAAAATGTTACATGACCTTACTGGATATGATCCGCAAAATATTTTGTGTAATGATGCCGAAGTGCTTTCATTATTTAGTTCCCCAGAAATTATGAAGATTACTAGTAGTGATATTAATAACGAAAAAACTGGGGCGGTGGGTTTACCTGAGTTTGGCACTCAATTTGTTCGTAAAATGTTAGAAGAAACAAATCCGACTAGTTTTGCTGATTTAGTACAAATTTCTGGATTATCACATGGTACTGATGTGTGAGTAAATAATGCCCAAACATTAATTACTCATCAAGATTTAAAATTAAAAGATGTTATTGGTTGTCGTGATGATATTATGACTTATTTAATTCATCGTGAGATTCCGTCAGATATTGCTTTTAACATTATGGAAACCGTTCGTAAAGGAAAAGGTGTCACTGATGAGCAACAAAAAATTATGATTAGTCATAATGTTCCCCAATGATATATTTCATCTTGTCAAAAAATTAAGTATATGTTTCCTAAAGCCCACGCGACAGCTTATGTTTTAATGGCTTTGCGGATTGCTTGATATAAAATTAATTATCCGCACGAATATTATGCAACTTATTTTTCAACACGATGTGATGTTTTTGATATTAAAACGATTGCCAAGGGGGGAAATGCTGTTTTAACAAAATTAACCGATATCTTATCACGAATGGATAATGGTTATAATGTTGTTAATAAATTAACTCAAAAGGAGAAGGATTTAGTACCAGTGTTGGAAGTAGCGTTAGAAATGTATGCTCGCAAAATTGAATTTATTGGTATTAATTTAGAATATTCTTTAGCAACAAATTTTGTTGTTCAAGAGTTTAATGGCTTTAAAAAGATTGTTCCTCCATTATCAGCATTAGATGGTTTGGGTAGTACTGTTGCTAATTCAATTGTCGAAGCTAGAACTGAAAGAGCGATTGCTTCTTTGGAAGATTTGCAAAAAAGAACTAGTATTACTAAAACTCATTTAAAGGAATTTGAGGAGATGGGTATCCTATCAGGTTTAGATAAATTTGATCAAATATCTTTGAACTTTTTTGAATAA
- a CDS encoding formate/nitrite transporter family protein — MSSKEKPLYSFDDSNAVLIKDHISHEDTFVEVFEYAFQKLRENWYKTFLFGIMAGFFVALAYVIVIVVLSGFIIKDNNGNLKPNGIPSGVISLITGLTFTPAILMVIFIGGTLFTSNSLTLLPIVKREAKLCRMVSNLSLVLVGNCLGALIVAISTYLMGHMKVNSEFYNVFKYIYDKKIGSSPSTLDWTIFLKNFVSGIYCNILIAGLFWMNMSVKNSVTKVLLCFFVILAFGISGFQHIVANAYIWMTGLFLNNGRVGQDFEIFSIMNMLPTLLGNFIGGSVMLPMVYLLVFKKRINKEIAAGKFKETKL; from the coding sequence ATGAGTTCAAAAGAAAAACCATTGTATAGTTTTGATGATAGTAATGCTGTCCTTATTAAAGATCATATTTCACATGAAGACACATTTGTTGAAGTATTTGAATATGCTTTTCAAAAATTACGAGAAAATTGATATAAGACATTTCTATTTGGCATTATGGCAGGTTTTTTTGTAGCACTTGCCTATGTTATTGTTATTGTTGTTTTATCAGGATTTATTATTAAAGACAATAATGGAAATTTAAAACCTAATGGTATTCCTTCTGGTGTTATTTCTTTAATTACGGGACTAACTTTTACGCCAGCAATATTAATGGTTATTTTTATTGGGGGAACATTATTTACTTCTAATTCATTGACCTTATTACCAATAGTTAAAAGAGAAGCAAAATTGTGTCGAATGGTTTCAAATTTGTCTTTAGTATTAGTTGGTAATTGTTTAGGAGCATTAATTGTTGCGATATCAACTTATTTAATGGGACATATGAAAGTTAATTCTGAGTTTTATAATGTTTTTAAGTATATTTATGATAAGAAAATTGGTTCAAGTCCGAGTACTCTTGATTGAACAATTTTTTTAAAAAATTTTGTTAGTGGCATTTATTGTAATATTTTAATTGCAGGATTGTTCTGAATGAATATGTCTGTTAAAAATTCAGTAACTAAGGTATTATTATGTTTCTTTGTAATTTTAGCGTTTGGAATTTCTGGATTTCAACATATTGTTGCTAATGCTTATATTTGAATGACTGGTTTATTTTTAAATAATGGTAGGGTAGGTCAAGATTTTGAAATATTTTCAATAATGAATATGTTACCAACATTATTAGGTAATTTTATTGGTGGTAGTGTGATGTTACCAATGGTTTATTTATTAGTATTTAAAAAACGAATTAATAAAGAAATTGCTGCTGGAAAATTTAAAGAAACTAAATTATAA
- a CDS encoding IS3 family transposase (programmed frameshift), whose translation MGNKTSYSKEFKKQIVMLYKNGKSVINLGREYNLPKPTIYSWVKNYNNSGSFKAKDNRTLEENEIITLRKELKDLKMENDILKQSNTDNGQKITIINSNKKKYSIRKMCKLLNISKSNYYYQINKYTRKIVNNYNQEIISAFNESRQVYGARKIKVVLAHKSINLSRHKIRNIMKNNNLISKYTKTRLKCKNIQVNNDPVNNIVNRDFNNRKINEIIVSDLTYIKVGFKWFYVCLLIDLYNREIVGYSSGPNKNTELVYQAIMRITRPLSKIEIFHTDRGNEFKNNIIDQLLSTFKIQRSLSAKGCPYDNAVAEATYKVFKTEFINGRKFNDLAQLELELFDYINWYNNLRIHGSLNYLSPVTFRKQMSI comes from the exons ATGGGAAATAAAACCTCATACTCTAAAGAATTTAAAAAACAAATTGTCATGCTATACAAAAATGGGAAAAGTGTTATTAATTTAGGGAGAGAATATAATTTACCAAAACCAACTATTTATAGTTGAGTTAAAAATTATAATAATTCTGGTTCATTTAAAGCAAAAGACAATCGCACACTAGAAGAAAATGAAATAATAACTTTACGAAAAGAACTTAAAGACTTAAAAATGGAAAATGACATTTTAAAGCAATCGA ACACTGATAATGGCCAAAAAATAACAATAATTAATAGCAATAAGAAAAAATATTCAATAAGAAAAATGTGTAAATTATTAAATATTTCAAAATCCAATTACTATTATCAAATTAATAAATACACAAGGAAAATAGTGAATAATTATAATCAAGAAATTATCAGTGCATTTAACGAAAGCCGCCAAGTCTATGGAGCCCGAAAAATCAAAGTAGTATTAGCTCATAAAAGTATTAACCTATCTAGACACAAAATTAGAAACATTATGAAAAACAATAATTTGATATCAAAGTACACAAAAACAAGACTTAAATGCAAAAATATTCAAGTAAATAATGATCCAGTAAATAACATTGTAAACCGAGACTTTAATAATAGAAAAATAAATGAAATTATCGTTAGTGACTTAACTTATATAAAAGTGGGTTTTAAATGATTTTATGTATGTCTCCTAATTGATTTGTATAATCGCGAGATTGTTGGTTATAGTTCCGGACCAAATAAAAATACGGAGTTGGTTTATCAAGCTATTATGCGAATTACTAGACCATTATCAAAAATTGAAATATTTCATACCGACCGAGGTAATGAGTTTAAAAATAATATAATTGATCAATTATTATCTACATTTAAAATTCAAAGATCATTGAGTGCGAAGGGTTGTCCTTATGATAATGCAGTTGCTGAAGCAACTTATAAAGTTTTTAAAACAGAATTTATTAATGGTAGAAAATTCAATGATCTTGCACAATTAGAACTTGAATTATTTGATTACATTAATTGATACAATAATCTTAGAATACATGGCAGTTTAAATTATTTATCTCCAGTTACTTTTAGAAAACAAATGTCTATATAA
- a CDS encoding glucose-6-phosphate isomerase has product MIKTSISYTHLTIQELNKYQDKIHSIHKTMITERKGLGSNFLGWVDLPKNYNKTEWEAMKIIAKRLIPEIKVLIVIGIGGSYLGAKAAIDMIKGLYSQDSLEIIFVGNTLSSSYTNQILEYVKDKEFAINVISKSGSTTEPAIAFRLFRDLLEKQKGKAIAKTRIIATTDTKNGILKNLANKEGYETLVIPDDIGGRFSVLTPVGIFVMAMAGIDIDKVMLGANQAYADLNNDTLENQAYKYAVVRTILHQEKQYPVEMLVNYESQMSSLAEWWKQLFGESEGKDGKGVLPASVNFSTDLHSLGQFIQEGSKVLFETVLQVKKPPLDVKIATNSDDVDQLNYLTNYSLHQINALALEGTIDAHSNEGKVPNIILELETMDEIMFGYLVYFFFKACAMSAYLLEVNPFNQPGVEVYKKKMFKLLGKS; this is encoded by the coding sequence ATGATTAAAACAAGTATTAGTTATACACATTTAACAATTCAAGAACTTAATAAATATCAAGATAAAATTCATTCAATTCATAAAACAATGATTACTGAAAGAAAAGGTCTTGGCAGTAATTTTTTAGGTTGAGTAGATTTACCAAAAAATTATAATAAAACTGAATGAGAAGCAATGAAAATTATTGCTAAACGATTAATTCCTGAAATTAAAGTTTTGATTGTTATTGGAATTGGTGGCTCTTATTTAGGCGCTAAAGCAGCTATTGATATGATTAAAGGATTATATTCTCAAGATTCATTAGAAATAATATTTGTTGGTAATACATTATCATCATCATATACTAATCAAATTTTAGAATATGTTAAAGATAAGGAATTTGCTATTAATGTTATTTCTAAATCAGGAAGTACAACCGAACCAGCGATTGCTTTTCGTCTTTTTAGAGATTTATTAGAGAAACAAAAAGGTAAAGCAATTGCTAAAACAAGGATTATTGCCACTACTGATACTAAAAATGGGATTTTAAAAAACTTAGCAAATAAAGAAGGTTATGAAACTTTAGTTATTCCTGATGATATTGGTGGTAGATTTTCAGTATTAACGCCTGTTGGTATTTTTGTAATGGCAATGGCAGGAATTGATATTGATAAGGTTATGCTGGGAGCTAATCAGGCATATGCAGATTTGAATAATGATACCTTAGAAAATCAAGCATATAAATATGCTGTGGTGCGAACAATATTACATCAAGAAAAGCAATATCCTGTAGAAATGCTAGTTAATTATGAAAGTCAGATGTCTAGTTTGGCTGAATGATGAAAACAGTTATTTGGTGAATCAGAAGGGAAAGATGGTAAAGGAGTTTTACCTGCTAGTGTTAATTTTTCTACTGATTTACATTCCTTAGGACAATTTATTCAAGAGGGAAGTAAAGTTTTATTTGAAACAGTTTTACAAGTTAAAAAACCACCTTTAGATGTTAAAATTGCCACTAATAGTGATGATGTAGATCAATTAAATTATTTAACTAATTATTCTTTACATCAAATTAATGCTTTAGCTTTAGAAGGAACAATTGATGCGCATAGTAATGAAGGGAAAGTTCCTAATATTATTTTAGAGTTAGAAACAATGGATGAAATAATGTTTGGTTACTTAGTGTACTTTTTCTTTAAAGCTTGTGCAATGAGTGCTTATTTACTAGAAGTTAATCCTTTTAATCAACCGGGTGTTGAAGTATATAAGAAAAAAATGTTTAAGTTATTAGGTAAGAGTTAA